The genomic region TCCCTGATCTATTTTTATAATACAAAGTACTCTTTATTAAGTTTAATTGTTCGATTCATTAGTAGTTGCTGTTTGGGGAAACAGAGGATTTGGGAATGAACCACCCTTAATTGTCCTAAGACGGTTTACATTTTGTGAGATTTGCTATCTAGTTCGCGAGCTTGTCTTCTACCAACCTTCATTAAGGCCGCCGTCCTAGTAAGTCCACAGTTTCAAGTACCGGACTATACCAAGATTTTGCTCTAAAACAACCCATCGCAGCTGGGATCTTTCAGTAGTATTGAAAACCTCAGCTATTCCGTTAATGTCCCTATGACGAGTTTGTCAACTAACCTGTGTCCTTTATTTCCCATATCTCTGACTGTATATGTCGTTCGCTCGTGTCATATACATGTTGCAAATAACGTGTGAGCCTATATTGCAGAGGCAATTTAAACCAAAAATGATATGAGCCAGCATTGAAGAGGCAATCTACAAAATGTTAACAAGCAGCTcctcaattttataaaatatcaactagtaaaaCGAATCCAAGACAAAGAAATCCGAAATATGGGCATTAGTAATAAGACTAAAATTCTAAGAATCAAAGCTACAACGAAATTATTATATTTAAAATCGAAATAAGCGTCTAATATCAGTTACAAATCGAACCATCAAAGTTTATCATTTCCAAAAGTTAAATCCATTTGTCGTTTTGGTTGTAACTTGTATCCTAAAGAGAATTGATAACCTGGCCTTGACATCCTTTGTGCAACACCAAGCTCTCCATGTAATTGTCTAAGATCAGATTCTGTAAATTCAACGATTCGTTGAGCTCCTGAATCTCATCGCTCATGATTTTATAAATGGCTTTTCCATAAACCAGAGTAATATCACCGCCATGTTCAACGAATACCCTTGTAGCCACAGAAGGGTTCTTACGAATGTAATTGAATCCAGCAAAACATTTAGTTCCCGAAAACCACAAATTCCacaacttgttcttgagcacccATATCGAGCTCCATTCTGAAGAAATACTGAAAATTGCCAATGACTCCCCTAAAACAAACAGATACCTAAAGGTCTCAGTTTTAGACGCTTGACTAACATCTGGCAGTTGAAGATAACTAAAATTTTCGAGTTCAAAGTCGAAAGAAACGAGATGGGTTCTAAAAGAAGGGTCTCCCTGATCTGACTTCGGATGAGGATCTTTTCCAAGCCAATGTAAAACCCCATCACGATAAACAATTTGATCTACACAATCACTAAGCATAAGTAAATTATCAAGAGAGAGAATTAGTTTGTAATCTCTAATATTCCAAAGGTTATCAGATAGAGTATAAACTGCAACCGAAAAACTCACAGGCATAATCAAGTTTGCTTGAACGAAACTCATAGGCCTATTCTCATCATCCAGAAATGCAAACACAACGTAGTCGTTCCTCGAAGGCCTAAATCCAAAAATATATTTGACATcggaataaaaatgaaaattatcaAGTAATGGACAAGGAGGAATATTCAATGATTTTCTAATAGACGGGTTCCACAGGTTCACGGTAGGACTCCCCAGCAGCCTCCAGTTACCATCATAAGTGATAAAACGTGGTTGCGCCAAAAACAAGCCATTGCAGCTCGCATGAAAAACGTAGTCACCAGATTGTTCGAAAAGGTCGGCTTGTTTCCTTAATGTGTTTTTATTGACAACTGTCAGTCTGTATCTTAGTTTTTCTCCACGTCCCAGTGCTATTACCTGATTTTTCTCGACGTTATTCGTTGAAAGTGTCATGTGTTTGGAAACAAAACGCAGGTCATCAATGGTATCGCGCCATACTTTACAAACGGACCTAAATTGTAAAAGGGTTTTCACTGGTAGCGTAGGAAGAATATGGTGAGTCCACAACTCTAATGGCAAATTGTTGTAGATATTGATGCTCTCCATAATTTACAAAGAATGAGACGATCTTACATCTAAGATCGGTTAATTTCACAGGAAACCCCAACAGTTTACAGAATTACAAAGAACGCTACTGGTAGAATTCCTCAGAAAGGCACGATCTTCAATAGTCAATTTTCAAATGAACAAAATAGCAAATTTGTTGGCTTTGAAGGTTTCATAGTGCGGCGTTTCAGATGGTTTTAGGTTTCGTTGTCTGGGACGAACAAAATAGCaatccccactaaactaaaagaataagaaaactctAATATTTTTCCGCCTAAATGAATATTCCATATTTGGGTTTCATTATATTCTATTTATAATTGGGCCAAACGGCTTAATTCAATATAATTCTATTTCATTTACACATTTATATACCTACATCTGGGCTAATATTGATTAATTACATACAATAACTAACCTACTACAAGATAAGAGCATTCATATATTCTTTTTACTTCTAAAACGAAAAAATTGGCAATAATATATATTTTTCTC from Silene latifolia isolate original U9 population chromosome 3, ASM4854445v1, whole genome shotgun sequence harbors:
- the LOC141648850 gene encoding F-box/kelch-repeat protein At3g23880-like, whose product is MESINIYNNLPLELWTHHILPTLPVKTLLQFRSVCKVWRDTIDDLRFVSKHMTLSTNNVEKNQVIALGRGEKLRYRLTVVNKNTLRKQADLFEQSGDYVFHASCNGLFLAQPRFITYDGNWRLLGSPTVNLWNPSIRKSLNIPPCPLLDNFHFYSDVKYIFGFRPSRNDYVVFAFLDDENRPMSFVQANLIMPVSFSVAVYTLSDNLWNIRDYKLILSLDNLLMLSDCVDQIVYRDGVLHWLGKDPHPKSDQGDPSFRTHLVSFDFELENFSYLQLPDVSQASKTETFRYLFVLGESLAIFSISSEWSSIWVLKNKLWNLWFSGTKCFAGFNYIRKNPSVATRVFVEHGGDITLVYGKAIYKIMSDEIQELNESLNLQNLILDNYMESLVLHKGCQGQVINSL